Within Streptomyces sp. NBC_00704, the genomic segment AGGACCCGCAGAGCGGCATCTACCGCCTCAACAACGACGACACCAGAGCGCAGGCGCGCGCCCTGCGCGAGATCGGCCCGCAACTCGACGCACTCGGCATCGGCACCGCCCTCCAGCACCCCGCAGGCCGGACCGCGCCCACCTCCGCCCCAGCCTCCATGCCGCCCTCCCCGGCCGGCAGTCGTGCGCCGGCCACCAGGGCTCGATGAAGCAGAGGGAGCCCGAGTTCTGGGTGCTGGAGTACATCACCATCACCAAGGACCCCCGCACCGGCCTGGTCGTCGCCATCGGCGGCACCGAGAAGGCGGCTTACATTCTCCAGCGAACCGGCGGCTTCCTCTCCGCTCCCGGACCGAGCGGGGACTACCACCGGCTTCCCCACGGCCTGCCCGTCGAGCACCAGCGCCTGAAGGCGACCGCTGCCTCGCACGCCCTGCTTGCCGCCGGTCACAGCGTCCACCTCGACCCCGCCCTGAACGCGCTGGCCACACCGGACAGCGAACACAACGCGGCCCTGCGCTTCCTCACCCAGCTCGCCGAGCGGGCCTCTGCCGCCAAGACCAGCAGTGCGGTGGCCGAGGTGCTGACCGAGATCGCCGCCCCGGTCAACGGGCTGCTGCCCCTTACCAGGGAAGTGGTCGTCCGGGCCTGGATCGCCGCCAGTGCCCTCCAGGGGGCTGCCCCCGGCGAGGAACCCGAACCCCTCGCTCGGCTTAGGGACACCGCGAACTCCATGAGCCAGGCCGCGTGCGTGATCCTCCACGCCCGCAACCACGCCGCATGCGCTCCGCAACCGGCGGCCCTCACACCGCCGCCGAGCTCTGCCCACCCCCCGGCCTCCCGCCACCGTTGATCCCAGAGGGAAACACATGGCCAACCTGGCCGACGAGTACGGCACGGACGTCGAGATCTACATCAAGGCCCTGACGACCACCCTCCACGCCGACACCCCCACCGGCGCCCCCGCCCAGCTCCATGACCTGCTGGAGCAGCTCGGCCTCGAACGCCACGAATACCCCACGGGCGCGCCGCTGTACATCTGGCACACGGTGCCCGAACACCTCGGTGCCGACGAGCAGAAACGCCTGGCGACCCGCGCCATCCCCGCCCTGCTCCTGGCCGGGTACGACGTCAACTGCACGCCCGACGTCTTCGAGGAAGCCACCTACCGGCAGGCCGTGCACGACATACGTACCCGCGCGGCCCGCCCTGCCGCACAGCACCCGGCACCGGCCGGCTCCCCCTCGCGCCCCGCACAGGCCCGGCGCGCCCCGTAAAACCCCTGGGCGGCCCCGGCACCTCGCCGGGGCCACCCACCGCACCGCTCGATCCCGGAGAAACCCGTAGCAGCCCGCACACCCCCACCCATCAGCAACCGGCTCCAACCCCGACTCGCGACAGCCTTGTTCCGCCGCTACCTGCGCGCCTGCATCCCGACCGGCCCCGACCGCACCACCCCGCTGGCCGGCGCCCGCCCGGAGGCCGTCCTCGCCGAGACCCAGCGCGTCGGCCACCGGCACCACCACTGACCGCACCCCCGCCCCGGAGGAGCATGTCCCACCCCGCCCCCTACCCAGTGAGACTGGCCGACGAGATCACCCGCCAGCTCGGCCAGCTCGCCGACCACCTCTCTCAACTTCCCCCTCCCCAGGCCGCGCAGGTCATCGCCCGCGTCCTCGACCCCGACACCGGAGTCCTCGGCGGCATCACCCACCTCGTCGCCACCGGCAGCGTGTTCGCCAAGGACCAGGCCGAACGAGGCACCATCCCCGCAGAGGTGTGGCTCGCCCTGGGCCGCGCCTCGAACGAACTGCACGACATCACCCTCGACCTGGACGAACACAAGGACACCCTGCAGCACGTCGGCACCCAGCCCGCCACCACCGCGGCGAAGCTCCCGGCCCCCGCACCGCTCGTCGTCCGGCGCCGCCGGTGAAGAAGAAGCAGTGGCAGGGCTGGGGACCCGACGAGCAGGCCGAACAGCACTACCTCATCCAGCCCCGCGCCCTGGCTGGCGGCGGCGACGTCCGGCACGTCTCTGAGTTCCTGCGCGCCTCCGGCTGGCGGGACAGGTCCAAGACGGGCGGCCCCCTGCACATGGAGAGCCCGGATCGCACCGTCCGCATCGCCTACGACCCCTACGTCCTCCCCGGCGGGTGGACCATCCACGGCAGAGCCGAGGGAGCGAACGGCGAGTGGTCCGCCCACCTGGGCCAGCAAACGCCGGTGGAGATCGTCGCCGGCCTGACCGATGCCCTCACCCGCCCCCGCTCCGCCCATGCCCCTAACGTCTGGGCCCCTCTGCAGGAGCAGAGATGGCACACGCGGTTCGAGGGCCAGGACTACATGGCGACGAGCCCCGACTGCACCGCGTGGGTGCAGTACCGGCAGAGCCCCGACGGGGCGGCGATGTGGTGGACCGGAGCGCAGGACAAGCAGGGCAACGGCTGGACGGCCAACTTCACGCCGAACACCCCGATGCACCTGGTGCAAGCCTTCTCCACCGAACTCGCCAGCCCAGACCCCGTGATGCGCCCACTCGGACGCGTGCCGATGAGCACGCAGATCCGTACCTGGTCGGTGTCCGTGAAGCCCTCCCAGCTCAGTGCGTGGCAGCAGGCCCGCATCACTGCCGCCCATGCCGCCACCTGGACCCGCAACAGCGCCCGCAGCACCAGGCCGCGCACCAGCGCCCGCCCCTACACCCCGGCCGGCGGCACACGCACCCGCCGCTGATCGCAATAGCCCGCCCCGAGGAGCCCGATGCCCGCACTCACCCCGGACACCATCCGTACCCTGACCGAAACGCTCGCGGACCTCACCGACTACCTGCGCGAGAACCCCGACCCCGCAGAAGCCCTCGCCCTCGTCGAGCCCCTCCTCGACGAGTACACGGGCCTACCCGTCCAGTTCGCCGACACGCTGCGCGCCCTCGCCCGCGCCGTTCAGGAGAGCCCTGACGCGCCGCGCACGGCGCAGGGCGACCTGCTGATCACCGAGCTGCGCACGGCCGCGTGGGAACTGGCCGACCAGCACACCCTCCACTACGTGCTGGACGACCTCCGTGACCTGTACGGCAGTTCGCCGACGAGCGAGCAGGGGTGCTGCTGGTGCCGCTGAGCGAACGGCAGCTCGCCGCCTTCGCCGACAAGCACGCCGTGCAGATCCCGTACGACACCAGCCCCCGCCACCTCGCCGGCCCCGGAGACGCCCGCCACGTCACCCACGGCCTGGCCGCCGCCGGATGGAACGCCGTCTCCGACCCCCTGAGCGCCGAGATCATCCTGGCAAGCCCTGACCTTCGCCACCGGCTCCAGTTCGACCCGCAGTCCCGCACCTCGGCGTGGTGGCGGCTACGGGCGGAGCCCGTCGGCACCGAGCCCGGCTGGTACGCCGAGTTCGGCGAACTCGTGCCCGCCGAGGTCCTCGCCGCCTTCACCGACGCCCTCACCGCCCCGCCGCCACAGCAGCCGGACCCGTGGCAGCAGGTGACCTCGGCAGGATGGCACCACGAGCCAGACGGCGCGCGCTCGCCGGACTCCATGTGCCACATCGAACTGCGGCCGTTGAGCGAATTCCACGACCGGTCGTCCTGGCACATCGAGACCCGCGAGCCCGGCCACGGGGAGTTTTCCGGCCCGCGCATCTGGCACGCCTACCTCGACGAGCACACCCCCGCTCACCTGGTCAGCGCGTTCCTCACCGCGCTGACCGACCGCAGCCCGCTCCAGCGCGGCATGTTCGAACGCACCGGCCACTACAGCGCCGTACAGGAGCCCAGCCCGCTGCGCCCGCAGAAGGTGGTCGACGCCCACGCCACGCGCATCAAGCATCTGCGCGCCCAGGCACGCTCAGCCCGCCGCCAACAGACGAAACCCGCGACGATCCCGGCGCGCGCCAGTACCACGCAGCCAGCCGCTCGCCGCTGACCTGACAGGACACCTCCCCATCTCCCGAGACCACCACGCACACCGCGACTTCCTGCGCCACCTCGACCACTACGTGCGGGACAGCCAGAAGATCCTGGACGCCTGGGACGCCTACTCCGACGAGCACACCAGCCTCGACGGCTGGCCCTACGACGACCACGCCTACGGCATGCGCAAGAGCCAGCGCGATGCCGACACTGCCGAGGCGTTCGAGCCGCTCCGCTACGGCGCCCGGCACCTGCTGGCGACCGCCGAGACACAGCTGACCCAACTGCCGGAGAACACGGTGCAGAGCCGCTGGGTATACCAGCTGGGCGTCCTGCACACGGCCCTCGACCGTCTCGACGAACTGCACGAGCAATGGCTGCTCACCCGCGAGGCCCTGCCCGCCACCGCCAAGCCCGGCACCGCCGAATTCGACGACGCCCTCGCCGAACATCACGCCGAATCCTGGAGCTACCTCGACGACTGGGCCACCCACGGCAAAGCCCTCCGGGAGATCAACACCGCAGCCCGCAAGGCCCCTTCATCCCTGGTTCCCATGCCTGCCCTCGCACCCGTGCGACGAACCGCGGCACGGAAGTGACTAGGGCCCCGACTCCCGAGACCGTCGAGGTCGACTTCATCACGCCGCGCCGCCTCGCCGGCGGTGACCCCACCTGGATCACCGTTCCCCTCCACCCTGCCTGCGGATGGAGCCACGGCAACGACCCCCTGGTGCCACGCGTCCTGCTCTCCACCCCCGACCAGAAGGCCCTCCTGCGCCTGGAGCCCGACCCCGACGACCAGTAGTGATCCTGCACCACGTCGCCGAGCCGGACCGGCCCGCCTGGTACGCCAGCTTCGGCGCCCGCACGGCCGTCAAACTGATCGCCGCCTTCACCGACGCCCTCACCGACCCGGCCCCAGCCGCTGACGCGCCTTGCGACCCGTACGGAGCGCTCCGGCAGGCCAGCTGGTCACCGTACGGTGACAACGGCCTTGCTTCCCCAACAAAACGGCGTACGTCGAGCGGCTGGGAACACCGGCTGATCCGGAAGCCTGGTTCGTCACGGTCACCCTCGGCATGCACCAGACGGTCTGGCAGGCCCGCTTCGGTGCGCACACTCCGTCACACCTTGTCGCCGCGCTCGGCGATCCGAAGCCCGTGCACCGCACCGACAGCGGGCGCAGTCTGCCGACCCTCGATCCGAACGTCGTCATCCGCCGGACGACCGACGTGCTCGCCGTGTACGTCGCCGGCGCGCTGGAAGACCGCGTTCACTCCCTCCCGCCCGACACACCACCACGCCGACGGCCTCGATCCCTTCACGGCCAGTGCCGCCCAGGCACGGCCGCAGCCGACCCTCCCTCCCCGCCCGGAAGCACATAGCCCTTGCCCCCTTCCTCCTCCAGCAGCAACACCGACGGATACGACCTCGTCCTGCGCCTCCTCCTCGGGGTGCTCGCCGTCGTCGTCCCCCTGTCCCACCTGGCCTGGCTGTCCGGCAACATCACCGCCTACCTCACCGGCACTAGCTGGGCCCCCTACCAGCCGACCAACGCCCTGCTCCACCCCGAGCAGGTCTGGTCCGACGCAGGAGAAACGTCCCTGCTGATCGGTGCCCGCATCGTCCCCGTTCTCCTGCTGCTCGCTCTCGGGGCAGGGGCTGGCGTCCTGTGGGCCCGGCACAACAACCGAAGCGGCAGCCGGAAGAAGATCACCGACATGGCCAAGGCCCGGGACATCGAGCCGCTGATGGCCAAGGCGATCACCGACAAAGCCCGCTCCCTGCGCCCCAGCCTGAAGGACAGCAAGCACATCGACGCGAAGGACACCGGCATCCTTCTCGGCAACCTGCAGGGCAGCCGCCACGAGGTACGGATGGGGTTCGAGGACGTCGCCGTCGCGATCATGGCGCCCCGGTCCGGCAAGACCACCTCGCTCGCCATCCCGTCCATGCTCGGCGCACCCGGCCCGGTCCTGCTGACGTCGAACAAGGCCGCCGGCGACGCCTTCACCACCGCCTACGAGGCAAGGGCCCGGGTGGGGGCGGTGTGGACCATGGATCCACAGCAGATCGCGCATGCCGCCCGCGAGATGTGGTGGAACCCTCTCGCCAGCGCGACCACCTTGGACGGGGCGAACCGTCTGGCCGGACACTTCCTCGCGGCCTCGGTGGACGCCTCCCAGCAGGGCGACTTCTGGTCGAAAGCCGGCAGCAACATCTTGTCCCAGCTGCTCTTGGCCGCGGCGCTCGACGAGCGGCCCATCACCGACATCATGCAGTGGCTCGCCTTC encodes:
- a CDS encoding DUF317 domain-containing protein, which translates into the protein MKKKQWQGWGPDEQAEQHYLIQPRALAGGGDVRHVSEFLRASGWRDRSKTGGPLHMESPDRTVRIAYDPYVLPGGWTIHGRAEGANGEWSAHLGQQTPVEIVAGLTDALTRPRSAHAPNVWAPLQEQRWHTRFEGQDYMATSPDCTAWVQYRQSPDGAAMWWTGAQDKQGNGWTANFTPNTPMHLVQAFSTELASPDPVMRPLGRVPMSTQIRTWSVSVKPSQLSAWQQARITAAHAATWTRNSARSTRPRTSARPYTPAGGTRTRR
- a CDS encoding DUF317 domain-containing protein produces the protein MPLSERQLAAFADKHAVQIPYDTSPRHLAGPGDARHVTHGLAAAGWNAVSDPLSAEIILASPDLRHRLQFDPQSRTSAWWRLRAEPVGTEPGWYAEFGELVPAEVLAAFTDALTAPPPQQPDPWQQVTSAGWHHEPDGARSPDSMCHIELRPLSEFHDRSSWHIETREPGHGEFSGPRIWHAYLDEHTPAHLVSAFLTALTDRSPLQRGMFERTGHYSAVQEPSPLRPQKVVDAHATRIKHLRAQARSARRQQTKPATIPARASTTQPAARR
- a CDS encoding type IV secretory system conjugative DNA transfer family protein, whose amino-acid sequence is MPPSSSSSNTDGYDLVLRLLLGVLAVVVPLSHLAWLSGNITAYLTGTSWAPYQPTNALLHPEQVWSDAGETSLLIGARIVPVLLLLALGAGAGVLWARHNNRSGSRKKITDMAKARDIEPLMAKAITDKARSLRPSLKDSKHIDAKDTGILLGNLQGSRHEVRMGFEDVAVAIMAPRSGKTTSLAIPSMLGAPGPVLLTSNKAAGDAFTTAYEARARVGAVWTMDPQQIAHAAREMWWNPLASATTLDGANRLAGHFLAASVDASQQGDFWSKAGSNILSQLLLAAALDERPITDIMQWLAFPADRTPLDILRDHDFAAVAAQLKGTVEGPPETRDGIYETARQYASALLNAEIAAWVTPQRDVPEFRPEQFVTSTDTLFLLSKDGGGGASALIAACADSVMRAATAQAERAGGRLDPPMLAILDEAANVCKISDLPDLYSHLGSRGIIPITILQSYRQGQKVWGDAGMDAMWSASTVKVIGSGIDDPDFADKLSRLIGDHDVETTSTSHSESGKSTSVSMRQERILPADAIRALPKGTALCFATGMRAAMLDLRPWYREPGAEELSAASARASQAITARAVAKHAPTQSDFGLAT